The segment TGTGCCTCTGTGGCCTCACCTATACAGTGGGACGCCCCTTCCTGCTAAGGACTatcttaataataataagcaatGATATCCACATTCACATATTTTGCACCAGATCTGCCATGGATCCAGATGTTCAATCAATTTTCAATTGTTCACTTAGGCTCTTGGAGCCCATGACCATACACAAATGAGACCCACATCTCTCTAGCGAGCATTAGGTCACTTGTTCTCTTGCAGCGTTGAGGATCATTTGTGGGCTCTGGTATAGGCTAGGCACATGCTCTACCACCAGTTACACTTTCAGGCCTGAGATAACTCACTATTGAGAATGGCATTAACTCACCGTCTGGGGGAACTATAGAGGATGAGGCTAAACATTTTGCTGGCTCTTATTACATTGTTCTCTCTGGGTTCTAGCAATCCCTGAGGAGCTCAGCTACTGAATTCCTTCTCTCATCCTACCCTGTGATGCCTTTTTAGAGGcatttccaaaggaaataaattagCAATGTTGTAGATGCCACCAAGTTCCCGTTTTCTCCTTCCCAACCTTCAAAGCTCTGGGCAGTGATTACAATTTCCCTTTCAACTGTCTTTattctactgccatcctgtggctgACCTGTGCCACTGCAGCACCATGGGGCAGATGTCACTGAGCATCTGTATCCTTGTTGTCCTAATTGTCACCAGGCAGGGGCTCCTTGGGAGGCAGGGAATGCAATTCAAGATCTGCTTAAGTCCCAACCAGTGCACAGGAGTCTGGGTATGCATCACCAGTCTTGACTTGACTTCTGTTTGATAAACCTTAAGGACATATAGTACAGGAACAGGAAACCACTGCTGATGCCCATAATGATGACGTAGATGATGTGGAGTGGGTGTGAGTTCAGGTCCATGGAACTGAGCATCTGGAGACACAGACATCCAGTGAGCTCATGAGGAAGATGTCCAGTGGACTGTTCCTTAATTTAGAACCCAAGGCCCTTGCTACTTACTTTATCTCCTAGGACACTGTATGTGACGTTGCCAACTTGCAGGCTCAAAAGATGCCCGTTAAACTCAATTTGCATCAGTCCTGAGAAACACCACCGGAGGAAGGACACGTTGGAAATCCACGCAGGCACTGAGGACAGCAAGAGCCATGTTAGTTCCAGGGTTCTGGCCAGCTGCTCTGTGTATGGCACTGCTGGGGGAGGGTTGTGCTAGCTCTGGCCCTGGAGAAGCAAGTCCCCTGACGAGCAAGGAAGCCAAAGAGACCTAAAGGGCACCGGCACAGGGGATCTGTAGCAATTCTAGAAAGCCATTAGCTGAGGGTTCTCAGCATCACAGAGCACTCAGAAGCCCCACACCAGAGATGACTTGGGCCAACCTGGTGACCCTGGAGCattgtggagagagagaggggagagggagaaggagagggggagggatggagggagggagggagagagagagagagagagagaatgtgcatAAGCCTTGCTGaactgttttttggtttttaagtCTGGGAGCTaggtacccgtggctcatgcctgcagtagtcctagctactcaagaggctgagatcctgagatctgaggattgcagttcaaagccagccctggcaggaaagtccaggagactcttaccaccaataaactatgaagataaaaaataaaaacaaaaggctagaagtgaagctgtggcttaaatggtagagcagaaGACAAGacaggaaagtgagggaaggtaGCCACAGAGGGCCCAGTGGGATAGAGGCTGCAGAGGGGCGGAGGAGTGACAGCAGGGCAGGCAAAGCTTGCCCTGCACAGGTGAGGACTGTCTGTGGTCCAGGGTCCAACGATGGCACCAATGTGGTGACTCAGGCAAGGGGACGTAGTCAGGGTCACTTCCAGTGTCTGGATAGTTGGCAACGGCATCTGCTTGCCAGCCTTGTGGGCCCAGAGTGGTAAACGATCAACATCCACCTCAGAGGCTCTGCCAGCCACGCGAGGAAGCTCCTAGATGCTTGGCCAGGAGAGCTGGAGAAGGCCTTACCTGTCCACAAGTTATCCAGGTTTATCATGAAGCCCCCGGTGAGGTAGAAGGAGTTATAGAGAGCATTGCAGAAGAAGGAGGACATGTGGAAGGTGGGCAGCATGGCGGCGGTAGCCAGGGCCATGGTCCTGCAGCAGAAGACCACCAGCCACACCAGCATGAAGTGCAGCAGGAAGGGCTCAATGCCTGGCCGCAGGTTGGCCAGCCAGTAGATGGGCATCCCGTAGATGATGGTgtaggcacagtgctcaggcagctCCCCTAGGATCTGCAAGAGAACGGTCTGCACCAGGCCATGGATCCAAGGCCTTCCTTCGTCAGTGCTGTGCAATGTGCAAGCCGGTGAGCCTAacttctctggtggctgagatctgagaataaagattcaaggccagcacaggcaagaaagactcttatctccaattaactggtgaaagccagacatggaggtatagctcaagtggtagagaaccagccttgagtgaaaaaggcaaggaagagcacaaggccctgagttcaagccccatgataggcatacacacaaaaataaagtggCATGTTCAAGTGTTGGCACCCCCACAAGGCCAGCATTCCTTCCTGGTACAGGAGGATGCTGGGAGTATAGGCAggcgagccccccccaccccccgcaccgcACCCCAGTGGGGCAGCCCAGAGCTGTTCCCACAGGATAGGAGCTGGTGTCAAGTccctccacccctcacccctgcccaGATCTAGTAGCTGTGGGCATAGAAGAGAGTGTTCCATCATCTCTCGGAGCTTCCTCTTCCTGGCAGCCTGACCTATCCCAGGGCTCTGGACAGGTAAAAGGTGCTAAGCCTGTCCCATCTCTTCCTTTTCCGGTCCCTGACCAGGAAAGTATTGCTCCTAGTTCCTAGGCAAGGCCTTCCGGTGACTGTTAGGAGAGATTCTCCTAGAGAATGTGTTCTTTGTAATTGCGAGCACATGGCCTGGGGTTCCCGCCACTTTCTTGCAATGTTTTGACAAAGCTGCACAGCTTTCTTCACCCAACATGTGCTTTCCACCTTGGCCAGTTACCTTGGCAAAGAAGTATGGGCCCGTGGTGTACAGCCCATCCTCCAGCTCATAGTACAGCATGGCTCTCTCCGAGTGACCTTgagaggagatggggagggaacAAGGAAATGCTGATCAACAGCTTTCTGATTTGGCTTCTCTCTTACAAGCACTCAAAGTATACTGCCTAAGCTTCTTAAGCTccgtgtgtatatgcatgtgtgtgcatgtgtgtgtgtgtgtacgtgtgtgctggtcctaggacttgaacttatggtctgggcactgttcctgagcatgttttactcaaggttagcactctaacacttaagcccacagccccacttttggcttttgtgtgtttattggaggtaagaggttcatggactttcctgccccagcaaaCTTTAAACTGTGCTCTTCATATCTCATAGGATTATAGACCGCAGCCCCGGACACCCAGCTGTTAAGTTgcttttgttcgtttgtttatttgttttctcacCAGGCACGGTTAAGCCACCCTGAAGCAGATGCTGTGGGAAGTCCCAGACCTTGGGAAGGGCTCAGTGGCTGTGTATGGCTGTCAAGTAGAAATCTTGCTAAGACGCTAACAGCTAAGACTCCATAATTTGCCTTCATTAGCATATTCATAtgcaaactttaaaaaacaatagATGTCACTTATTTCACAATCACAATGATATTATTCTGTAAAGCTATTGTCCCCAGGTGCTCAGAGGAGCTCATAGATGGGTGCCAGACACCCCCTGTCCAGGGGCCCCACCGTCATGAGAGCAGGTGACACTCACATTTGGAGGTGACACTCAGAATCACATTGAAAGGGATGAGCGCTCCAATCATAAACAAGAGGGCTGCCGTGTCCATGAAGGAGAGCTCAGTGGCCCCGTGACCGTAGTAGAGAAAGCCAATGATCAGAGCCATCAGGCAGGCCTCAGCCCCATGGATAAGGAGGGTTGGCAAGTCTCGGAAGTCATTCGAAAGCTGACggcttaaaacaacaaaagaaacagcaAACAAAGAGATGTCAGGAGAACAGCATACCCCAGCCCTGTGACCTTGGGATTTCAGGAGAACAGCATACCCCAACAATGTGATTCTGCGATCTCCCAAAGTCTCATTTTTCCTAACTTATAGAATGAGGTTGGTCACACCTACTTCGCAGGAACAATGAGGATTCAATCAGAAAACTGATGGAAATTTCTATACCcagtaaataataaatgaacCATGATCACTTCGTACAGGGAGTAAGGGAGGTAAAGGTGGTGAGTCgggatctcactgtgtagcccaggctgacttgcctgaactccatttttttctgtctcatcCTCTCCtgagatgggattacaggcatagctaCTATATGCAGCCAATGATTATTGCCTTACCATCAGTGTCAGCCTGATAATTTTACTTACAGAAATTgtgctgaggggaaaaaaaacaaaccaatcagaTCCATAAAGTCAGAAATGTTTAGTTATATCATAGCAAAGGCTCCCAAACAAGTGACCATCCACAGTCTGGAATGAGAAATGACTGTGGTAATGATGAATGCGGGGCTAACCAGTCAAAGGCCCAGCTGGATCATGTTTTCGAAAGGGATGACTGAAGAATATGCAGAGCAGAGTCCCACCTGTGTATAAAATGTCTCTGTCTATGGAAACCACTAGAAAGACATGGGTATGACACAAAAGCCTGGTTTTCTTAGGGGGCTGGTGTGACAGAGATTTCTCCATTCCTAGTTTAGATGCTCTTGTATTATCTCCTTTTTTTCACAATGACTTTAGGCTATTAGGCAGTAAggatgttttaattttgtttagatAATAAAAGCAGTAGAGCCGCTCTGTGTCTCTTGAGGGTCTATGTTGGTTCTGAGGAGTCTGGTTTTTAAATAATTCTACCTGTCTTTCTCCTTCAAATGAACACCCTCCCCCAACCCTTATcagcactggggctcaaactcagggcctttcactctcctttagcttttcactcaaggctggcatcctaccacttgagccacagctccacttctggctttttgcttggtggttggagctaagagtctcacagactctgcctgggttggcttcaaaccacggtcctctatcctcagttctcagcccccttagtggctgggattgcaggtgtgagccagtggcacccaagTCATTTTTGGTGGAAGGACTCAGTTTGATATTTAGAGAGGCTTGTGAGCGGGGACAAGTGAGAAACAATTACCGGATCAGGGTAGCAAATTGTGGTAGGGCCCCAGGTGGCTGGGGCGGTGAGCAGTCGGCGTCCTGTGGCAGGGTCGGGCTGTTGGAGACAATGCACACTGGGTTAGGACCAGACCTGCTGCAGGGGACTTCCCCACCTGAGCCACCGGCCCACCGTACCTCACAGCCGGGGCGCTTGCCTCCAGCTCCCTGGAATCCGCTTTCCACAGGAAGTCATCAAAGCCACGGACTTTTTCCAGAAACAAGGCCGCAAGTGACTGAGCTTTCTCCCTGGTGGCCACTTCCTGTTCTCGGCTGCGTCTGTCAATGCTGGTCAAGTCCACTAGAAGCAGAGAATTACAAGCTATGCGTGACCTACCTTGGCCTGGACCAGTTTCCTGGGGCTCCTGGACACTCCCCCCATGGTTATGAAGCCAGGGGCAGAGCAGAGAGCTGGCCAGACTCATGTCATCTGCAGAGGTCTACAGGGGAGGGAAGCGAATGGGTCGTAAAGTGATCAACAGCAGAAGCTCTGGTTccagcttccctccccccaccctgacTCACTACAGGAGACCCCAAGAAGCTTTTGTTGAGGCCCAGCCCCACAGGTAATGCCCCTGAGAAGAAAGAGGCTGAGCAGTCAGGCTAATTGCAGGTCCACCTCTCATAGCAAACCTATAATTTGGCTTTCCAAGCGGATTTCCCAAGCCAGAAGGGTACCAAGGACTAGCCAGAGACAGTTCTAGAGGGATCAGCTCCCCCTAGCTGGAGAGACACCTCCTGAATCCCAGGGGATGACACCCTGCCCCAGGGGAGCACAGTCTCCTTCTCACAATGCTCTGCCATGGCTCTACGAAGTGCCCCTGCAATGCCAGAAAGGGCAGCCCCACCAGCCACAGACAGGGCCTTCCCATACTAGCTAGCTGCAGCCTAAGAACAGCTGGGGTCAAACTAGGAGCTagggtttatgcctgtaatcctagctactcaagaggctgagatctgaggatcatgatttgaagccagtctaggcaggaaagtctgagagactcatatTTTCAggaccacctgaaaaccagaagtggagctacggcccaaattggtagagcactagccttgagcaaaaggttcaggccctgagttcaagccctgtgactgacaaaataataataataataataataataataataatgatgatgatgatgatgatgatagctgAGGTCTTCATTttacctcccctcctcttcctgtcttccATTTCATTATTCTGATTCAAGTCAGAATCATGTCTACGAGGGGCCTTCATAGACCAACACAGGTTTCCTCAGTGCATAGCTACAGCTCTAAACACTAGATCGGTGTGGCAAACCATGCTATCTGTGACTCCTGCACTCCAAATTGGTGAGAGACACCTGCCCTAGGCTTTGTAGGTAAGAGCCCATACTCCTCCCAAAGAATATCACAACAGGAAAAATGAGAGGTTTGAGGCAGTTGTGGGCATTTGGCTTCTGGTAGTCCCTGCCCAGGCTTTCTTCAAATCCTCCTTTCATTGGCCAGCCTGGCAAACGTCCTCTGTTCATTATCTGATGGTGCCGGCCTGAGAAGGACACACTGGCAGGAAGCCAGGATGGCACTAGAATACAGGGTAGAACTCCTTAAGAGTTCACCAAGGATATGCAGATGAAGGGCAGAGGTGGGGCCTGAGGAGAGTGGCCCATCCTTGTGAGGAGCAGTGGAGCGTGACTGCCGATGCTGGAGGACAGTGTGGGTAGCAggattagacacacacacacacacacacacacacacacacacacacacacacacaccagcagaatCCCAGTTCTGTGTCGTACAGAAAGCATGCTATAGCAGGCAAAATGTTGAGCTCCTCCAGTCTCCCATCTGCACAGGTGGAGATGATCTTGGCCTGGCAGGGAGTTGGGGGTCAACCAGGGAGTTTGGAACTTTAAGCCCTAATGAATATCTTTAAGGGAATGGTCCCTGtctttagatgtgtgtgtgtgtgtgtgtgtgtgtgtgtgtgtgtgtgtgtgtgtattgaggcTTAaacagagccttgcactcttacttggctttttattCACTCAGtcctggcactctactacttgaactacaccttcacttccagcttttttgttagttaatgggagagaagagtttcagagACTGAGTCGGTTTCAAATCATgaacctcagacctcaacctctttTGGTAGCCAggggtacaggcatgagcccccaacaCCAGCTGCAGACTTATTCACTTATTGTAAGCTCCTTCTGACACTTTTCCATCCTGGAAGAGCCTGGGGTTCCAGGTGACCTTAGAGGACCAGCCACAGCTGCAGCTCGTAGGCACAGCTTTTCTATGCTGCAGGACTCTGGGCGGGTGCTTTTCAGGTAGTGCCCTGAAAAAGCCACTGCTCCCTGGGAATGAAGGAAGCCCCTCATGCTACCCTGGGTGTAATATCCTAAACACTCAGGGCCTAAAAGAAAGccagtggtggtggggggggggggtcggggcaaAGCAGTCTTCCTATCTCAGGATTCATTGGGAACATTAAGACCCTGAGCTGCTCCTGCCCAGGGTCCCTCCATCCTGCCACACCTGATGGCTCCCTGCTAGGAACCATCTTCAGATTTCCCAGGTGTCTGGCACAACTCAGGCCTCCTATTTCCTACAGAGTCCGAACAACTGTAACACCCAAGCCGGCCTCCATTCCTACCCCACTGGGCACAGAAGATGGATATTTGTCAAAAGCTGACCACCTTCTCCACCCGCCTCTGCTCACCATCTCTTTGTTGCCCGAAGCCTGAGCATTTGTCTCCTGAGTCTTTCCATCAAGggttctttttggggggtggagggggtattgctgtggggtgggggtggtgctgGGCACCGGGTCGCTGGGTGCCGGCCCGGCTGGCTCACCGTAGAAGTCGGCCGGGTTGCTGTAGCGGGGACAGGGGTAGCCCAGGGCGGTGAAGTACTGGATCATGTGCTGCGCAGCCCCCAGGTAGATGGTGGTGCCTGATGTCATCAGGAGAACCAAGTCGAACAGCCTGAAGATGTCCGACCGCGGCTGGTGGACCGAGATGAGCACCAGCCTGTTGCCTTTGGCCAGCCGGGATAAGGTTTTCACCAGGTTGTGGGCGGTGAAGCTGTCGAGGCCGGAGGTGGGCTCGTCCAGCATGAGGATGCCTTCCGGACGCGGAGAAAGGGGCCCGGTGACGCGGCGCGCCCGAGCTCGGCAGCACGCCCCGGGCCCtgggccccggcccgcgcccagCCCTCACCTGGGTTCCACAGCAGCTGCACCCCGATGCTGACCCGCCGGCGCTCACCCCCGGACACCCCGCGCACGTACATGTTGCCCACGCGGGTGTTGGCACAGGGCCGCAGCCGCAGCTCCGCGATCACGTCCTCTACCTGGGGGGCACGGGAGAGGCCCGGGGGTCACGGGGCACCCAGGgctgcccaggtaggaaaggcctGTGGCTCCGCGGGGTCCCGGCAGTGTGAAAGAAGGCAGCCcccgctgcccccacccccccactcccccggACTCCATCCCCCGCACTCCATCCGTGCTCGTCCCCCTGTGTCTGTGCCCAGCCTCCGAACAGATCATTGCGCAGGCCCGGGGCCTCCTGCCCACAGGAATCCCAGCAACCACGCTCACCAGTCAACACCAAGCGCATCACAGCCTTGGCAAGCGCCCCACAGGAGCCCACTGCTCCAGACGGCTTCCAGGACGCTGAGCTGTGCTGCGCAGGCTCGGCCTGCCCACCCCCCAAGTTACCCGTTTGTCACGCTGGGCCTGGGAGAAGGTCCTGGGAAGCCGCATCTGGGCCACAAAGGCCAGGGTCTCCCGGACGGTCAGGTTGGGCAGCAGCTGGTCGTGCTGGCGCACGTGGGCCACGCTCTTCCTCACCAGCTGGGGCGTGCTGGGCTTCCCGTTGATCCAGATTTGGCCCGACTTCAGCTTGCCACCATGGTCTCGGCCTGTGATCACATCTAGCAAGGAGGCTCGCCCGCAGCCTGCAAAGGCCCAGAGGCAAGGTGAGGACAGAACAGAGCTTCAAGGGGCCAACTCAGTGGCGGACTTCTCTGCCTTTGCGGAAGGGACCAAGCACTAGGCACCCAGTCAACCACAGGCTGCAGGGCAGTAGACGGCTGGTACCCGGAGGGTTTGTCCCTTCCCCGTGGGGTTCAATGCGCTTCCCCTACCCCTAGCCCCCACCTCCCACATCCCAGCAAGTCCTGGGCTGATAGCATTGTGAAATTTTGCCATTATTTGCTGACAAAGATGCCAGAAACTTCTCATCACCCATCCTCAGGAGCTGGCTTTATGGGAACAACTAATTTGGAACAGACATAGGGTGTCTTTTAAAAATGCGAAAACAGAACCTATTATgtgaaataaggggaaaaaataagcaCTGAGATGTAGAAAGGATTTTTAAAGCACAGGAGACACATAGATTCTAGGTTCTGAATGTACCtacatccttttatttttagcagtagtaccttttcttttcttttttatttaaaagaagaacaATCGTTGGTGCTGAAACTAACACCTTCTACCATTTCTGAATGATGTATCCGTTACTAC is part of the Perognathus longimembris pacificus isolate PPM17 chromosome 8, ASM2315922v1, whole genome shotgun sequence genome and harbors:
- the Abcg8 gene encoding ATP-binding cassette sub-family G member 8 isoform X2, which gives rise to MAEKLPMEIELWNGASAQDASVLQDSLFSSESDNSLYFTYSGQSNTLEVKDLTYQVDMASQVPWFEQLAQFKIPWLSRKSHDSCELGIQNLSFKVRSGQMLAIIGSSGCGRASLLDVITGRDHGGKLKSGQIWINGKPSTPQLVRKSVAHVRQHDQLLPNLTVRETLAFVAQMRLPRTFSQAQRDKRVEDVIAELRLRPCANTRVGNMYVRGVSGGERRRVSIGVQLLWNPGILMLDEPTSGLDSFTAHNLVKTLSRLAKGNRLVLISVHQPRSDIFRLFDLVLLMTSGTTIYLGAAQHMIQYFTALGYPCPRYSNPADFYVDLTSIDRRSREQEVATREKAQSLAALFLEKVRGFDDFLWKADSRELEASAPAVSPTLPQDADCSPPQPPGALPQFATLIRRQLSNDFRDLPTLLIHGAEACLMALIIGFLYYGHGATELSFMDTAALLFMIGALIPFNVILSVTSKCHSERAMLYYELEDGLYTTGPYFFAKILGELPEHCAYTIIYGMPIYWLANLRPGIEPFLLHFMLVWLVVFCCRTMALATAAMLPTFHMSSFFCNALYNSFYLTGGFMINLDNLWTVPAWISNVSFLRWCFSGLMQIEFNGHLLSLQVGNVTYSVLGDKMLSSMDLNSHPLHIIYVIIMGISSGFLFLYYMSLRFIKQKSSQDW
- the Abcg8 gene encoding ATP-binding cassette sub-family G member 8 isoform X1, translating into MAEKLPMEIELWNGASAQDASQVLQDSLFSSESDNSLYFTYSGQSNTLEVKDLTYQVDMASQVPWFEQLAQFKIPWLSRKSHDSCELGIQNLSFKVRSGQMLAIIGSSGCGRASLLDVITGRDHGGKLKSGQIWINGKPSTPQLVRKSVAHVRQHDQLLPNLTVRETLAFVAQMRLPRTFSQAQRDKRVEDVIAELRLRPCANTRVGNMYVRGVSGGERRRVSIGVQLLWNPGILMLDEPTSGLDSFTAHNLVKTLSRLAKGNRLVLISVHQPRSDIFRLFDLVLLMTSGTTIYLGAAQHMIQYFTALGYPCPRYSNPADFYVDLTSIDRRSREQEVATREKAQSLAALFLEKVRGFDDFLWKADSRELEASAPAVSPTLPQDADCSPPQPPGALPQFATLIRRQLSNDFRDLPTLLIHGAEACLMALIIGFLYYGHGATELSFMDTAALLFMIGALIPFNVILSVTSKCHSERAMLYYELEDGLYTTGPYFFAKILGELPEHCAYTIIYGMPIYWLANLRPGIEPFLLHFMLVWLVVFCCRTMALATAAMLPTFHMSSFFCNALYNSFYLTGGFMINLDNLWTVPAWISNVSFLRWCFSGLMQIEFNGHLLSLQVGNVTYSVLGDKMLSSMDLNSHPLHIIYVIIMGISSGFLFLYYMSLRFIKQKSSQDW